The genome window ACTTGCAGAGCTGGTGCGAGATCGACATCGAACGCTGTGTCGGCTGCGAAGTGTGCGTCCACATTCCGCGCAAGAAGACCGATCCCTACGACCTGACGGTTTGCCCGTGGGACGCGATCGAGATGGTTCCTACCGAACTCGTGGCGCAGACGGTTGCCGTGATCGGGGGTCCGCCGGCGTACATCCAGGAGAACTGGGATCGCCTGGTCGGCACGGCCCAGCACCTGGCCGAGCTCAAGGCCAGCGGCTGAACAAGGAACGCAGCTCGTCTCGTAGGGTGCACGGTTTGCAGAGTGCACTGAGTGCACCAGAACCTTGGTTCTTGCAAAACCGCGCC of Pirellulales bacterium contains these proteins:
- a CDS encoding 4Fe-4S binding protein codes for the protein MAKQGPRKKLPKELAVINADNCTGCEACLEVCPVDCIMKVQQYDNMFNLQSWCEIDIERCVGCEVCVHIPRKKTDPYDLTVCPWDAIEMVPTELVAQTVAVIGGPPAYIQENWDRLVGTAQHLAELKASG